A single genomic interval of Halichondria panicea chromosome 2, odHalPani1.1, whole genome shotgun sequence harbors:
- the LOC135330879 gene encoding transcription termination factor 2-like, whose product MYCVLCDHGEPCLLKTGLKPGPYLNKSVYICARAQNKCPFVEHSKQKLRECPVHKVLISVQVLSKDGKTSKFYCSNQEKQRFCGRSPISSDKETRVTMVGNQSTQMKARNCATPADPQCSPCLNDTDHSSSGSLGGGSVASQELSADRLSSGVQASYKTDLFDKRQPRNDQDCDNSINSTEKSESGSESDSNSSDNYTSRSNSFLSENHSSGLVANVSQSTSLHSDSQQISPKEDYEIKTREAELDQEVSMSGPFACAESANPDESRDSEMDTEDPVNMTHPDVPQSPNADYNSKDPVNQYESPNCFSPKVDQDSVESVQAVDDDDSEDPVNVALQYEPPNCSSPKADHRSDDSEDPVNTTHPGVSQYGPPNGSSPNADQDSVDDDDSDDSDILCTGSELLTNHNKSKSPALVESNTASVGFYLGAPSFSSKPLKEDVDTLYRPSTMTTNSDENKEPTHSVKTGATRSDPVDLVGDDTQKFKVGHQTKTVMRQYLEIEHILQTQAAHFPDGGAQLRAQKAMLRRRLDHLNAAPPKVLSLEETSQILKQRNIVAQSKMLTTGAIVHLHSSLENCPTEDTLADDPPGLSVPLMIHQRRALAWMEWRENQTPAAGILADDMGLGKTLSILSLVWLKKGSRDDIRAWMRQPPPRAGFVKSPATLVICPASLLLQWEEEARSKISGRVSIYIYHGKKITHDPYDLVNYDLVVTTYATVGGEGTSCAPDEPESKVPKRKKRTVSHTTLFQIHWRRVVLDEAHNIKNPKSATSMGACNLSADYRWAVTGTPIQNCLKDFYSLIKFIHLAPFDDYKIWKDTVEKKKTVGMQRLNTMVSSLVLRRTKADLNPDHLCLTKKIVIQHSIKLSEDEMAIHRYMFIEAKKVMITWLTEKGEDVREETDSAEVVVLKPHIEPIITHLMRGAAARRGSGVLWLLLRLRQSCCHMKLLVNGMDGSAPEASSKDDVDLDLMMDTLTLDNPPPPEIDLSDLPAIFKQDEMSTKVAGVVNEITRIISIEDDPPQKCVVVSQWTNMLDIVEYQLNITGIFCTRIDGKVVPGERLNRVKQLNSTRKNPSVMLLSLQAGGVGLNLVGANHLFLLDMHWNPALEQQAADRCHRVGQKRDVHIHKFVCAGTVEEKILQLQEKKLLLASDVMSGASQRNRSTASKLSLTDLRNLFEL is encoded by the exons atgtactgtgtactgtgcGATCACG GGGAACCGTGTTTGCTGAAGACTGGGCTAAAACCAGGGCCGTACCTGAACAAGTCTGTGTACATATGTGCCAGGGCTCAGAATAAATGTCCCTTTGTCGAACACTCGAA ACAAAAGTTGAGGGAATGTCCTGTGCACAAAGTTTTGATCTCAGTACAAGTGTTGAGCAAGGATGGGAAGAC CTCCAAATTCTATTGTTCAAATCAGGAGAAGCAAAGATTTTGTGGAAGAAGTCCTATAAGTTCAGACAAAGAGACCCGAGTAACCATGGTGGGCAATCAGTCTACTCAAATGAAAGCTAGAAACTGTGCTACACCCGCTGATCCGCAATGTTCCCCTTGCCTTAATGACACTGATCACAGCTCAAGTGGGTCATTAGGTGGGGGCAGTGTTGCTAGCCAGGAGCTGAGTGCTGATCGACTCTCTTCCGGAGTGCAAGCCAGTTACAAGACAGATTTATTTGATAAAAGACAGCCCAGAAACGATCAAGATTGTGACAACTCAATCAATTCAACAGAAAAATCTGAATCTGGTAGCGAATCTGATTCTAATTCGTCAGACAATTACACCTCACGCTCTAACTCATTTCTGTCCGAGAATCATAGCAGTGGCTTAGTCGCCAATGTTAGTCAATCTACCTCCCTTCATTCTGACAGCCAACAGATCTCTCCTAAAGAAGATTATGAAATTAAAACTCGCGAGGCTGAATTAGATCAAGAGGTTTCAATGAGTGGGCCATTTGCTTGTGCAGAATCAGCTAATCCTGACGAGTCAAGAGATAGTGAAATGGACACTGAGGATCCCGTCAATATGACCCATCCTGATGTCCCTCAATCCCCAAATGCTGATTACAATAGTAAGGATCCCGTCAACCAATATGAATCACCAAACTGTTTCTCTCCAAAAGTTGACCAAGATTCTGTAGAGTCAGTGCAAGCTGTCGATGATGACGATAGTGAGGATCCTGTCAACGTGGCCCTTCAATACGAACCACCAAACTGTTCCTCCCCAAAAGCTGACCATCGTTCTGACGATAGTGAGGATCCCGTTAATACGACCCATCCTGGTGTCTCTCAATATGGACCACCAAACGGTTCCTCTCCAAATGCTGACCAAGATTCTGTCGATGATGATGACAGTGACGACAGTGATATCCTGTGCACAGGATCTGAACTATTAACTAATCATAACAAGTCGAAATCACCAGCTCTAGTTGAATCGAATACAGCCAGTGTTGGGTTCTATTTGGGTGCACCGAGTTTCAGTTCCAAACCATTGAAGGAAGATGTGGACACACTCTACAGACCCAGTACCATGACAACAAATTCGGACGAGAATAAAGAGCCCACTCATTCTGTGAAGACTGGAGCCACTCGTAGTGATCCTGTGGACCTAGTCGGAGATGACACGCAGAAATTCAAAGTCGGCCACCAGACAAAGACTGTAATGCGCCAGTACTTGGAGATTGAG CACATACTACAGACGCAAGCGGCCCACTTCCCAGACGGAGGGGCACAGCTGAGGGCACAGAAAGCAATGCTCAGAAGAAGATTAGACCATTTGAATGCTGCTCCCCCCAAAGTGCTCAGCTTAGAGGAAACTAGCCAGATTCTCAAGCAGAGGAACATTGTGGCTCAGTCAAAGATGCTCACCACTGGAGCCATTGTACATCTGCACTC TTCCCTTGAGAACTGTCCCACTGAGGACACCCTGGCTGACGACCCTCCAGGCCTCTCTGTCCCTCTCATGATCCATCAAAGGAGGGCACTTGCCTGGATGGAGTGGCGGGAGAATCAGACACCAGCTGCTGGGATACttg CTGATGACATGGGTCTTGGCAAGACTCTCTCTATTCTGTCTCTAGTCTGGCTAAAGAAGGGTAGCCGTGACGATATACGAGCCTGGATGAGACAACCACCTCCCAGAGCTGGATTCGTCAAGTCTCCAGCCACACTCGTGATTTGCCCTGCCTCGCTGTTACTGCAGTGGGAGGAGGAAGCTAGGAGCAAAATCAGTGGCCGTGTGTCCATCTATATCTACCATGGCAAGAAGATCACACACGACCCTTacga CCTGGTGAACTATGATCTTGTGGTGACCACCTACGCCACTGTGGGCGGAGAGGGAACCTCCTGTGCCCCagatgag CCCGAGTCCAAGGTGCCCAAGCGTAAGAAACGAACTGTGTCGCACACCACGCTGTTTCAGATCCACTGGAGGAGAGTGGTTCTAGACGAGGCCCACAATATCAAGAACCCAAAGTCTGCCACATCAATGGGAGCCTGCAATCTGAGTGCTG ACTACAGGTGGGCAGTCACGGGCACACCCATTCAAAACTGCCTCAAAGACTTCTACAGTCTCATCAAGTTCATTCATCTGGCACCCTTTGACGACTACAAGATCTGGAAGGACACAGTGGAGAAGAAAA AGACGGTGGGTATGCAGCGACTCAACACGATGGTGTCTAGTCTGGTTCTTCGTCGGACCAAAGCTGACCTCAACCCAGATCATCTCTGCCTCACCAAGAAGATCGTGATTCAGCACAGTATCAAACTGAGTGAAGATGAGATGGCTATTCATCGCTACATGTTCATTGAGGCCAA GAAGGTGATGATCACCTGGCTAACGGAGAAGGGAGAGGACGTACGTGAAGAAACTGACTCAGCTGAAGTTGTGGTCCTCAAGCCTCACATAGAACCAATCATTACTCATCTAATGAGAGGGGCCGCGGCTAGGAGGGGCAGCGGTGTCCTGTGGTTGCTACTCAG ACTGCGTCAGAGCTGTTGTCACATGAAGCTTCTGGTGAATGGTATGGACGGGTCTGCTCCAGAAGCTAGCAGCAAAGATGATGTTGACCTTGATCTAATGATGGACACCCTCACTCTAGACAACCCACCACCTCCTGAAATAGACCTG AGTGACCTTCCTGCCATATTCAAGCAAGATGAAATGAGCACCAAGGTTGCTGGTGTAGTCAACGAAATCACCAGGATCATCTCCATTGAAGACGACCCACCACAAAAATG TGTGGTTGTGTCCCAGTGGACCAATATGCTGGACATCGTAGAGTACCAGCTGAATATTACTGGGATCTTCTGCACCAGGATCGATGGAAA GGTGGTTCCTGGGGAGAGACTGAACAGAGTAAAGCAGCTGAACTCTACAAGAAAGAACCCATCT GTGATGCTGCTCTCTTTGCAAGCCGGGGGAGTGGGTCTCAACTTGGTAGGAGCCAACCACCTCTTCCTGTTGGACATGCATTGGAACCCCGCCCTTGAGCAACAGGCAGCTGATCGTTGTCATCGGGTGGGACAGAAACGCGATGTCCATATACACAAGTTTGTGTGTGCCGGCACTGTGGAAGAGAAGATACTTCAACTTCAGGAGAAAAAACTTCTGTTGGCTAGCGATGTGATGAGTGG TGCTTCACAGAGAAATCGCTCTACTGCCAGCAAGTTGTCTCTCACGGACCTCAGAAATCTGTTTGAGCTGTAA
- the LOC135330938 gene encoding sulfotransferase 1A1-like, producing MCCHACIQYYNNYEHDKVITQLVYIYKQSIRMSQKRALPSYITSQHNIDGILNPKFISADPEHIEKVNNFPLRPDDTFVTCYPKSGTHWLMKIVLLIVNNGDDQYVQRAPQLFNDYQWFEAAGMPGYPGLDKIHDLPSPRLFFGHQYYSRLPGGPPNTTQARYIYCARNPKDVAVSFYHHSLKRSGINVECDLSWDEFLDHFLRGEVSFGSWWEHIPKWWAHRDEPNVLFLKYEDMKKDLPISIKTISDFLGYNIDQDTLQKIAQATTIESMKVNSVAWSEKQFLRKGVVGDWKNHFTPAQSEAMDKVYCKVVEGTGLEFEFN from the exons ATGtgctgccatgcatgcatacagtattataataattatgagcatgaTAAGGTTATTACACAGTTGGTATATATCTATAAGCAGTCTATAAGAATGAGCCAAAAAAGAGCCCTACCAAGCTACATCACTTCCCAACACAACATTGATGGAATACTCAACCCAAAATTCATATCAGCTGATCCTGAGCACATAGAGAAGGTCAACAACTTTCCACTCAGACCAGACGACACATTTGTGACCTGCTACCCAAAGTCAGGCACACATTGGCTGATGAAGATTGTCCTCCTCATCGTTAATAATGGGGATGACCAGTACGTACAGAGAGCTCCACAACTGTTCAATGACTATCAATGGTTTGAAGCAGCAGGAATGCCAG GCTATCCAGGGCTAGACAAGATTCATGACCTGCCCAGTCCGAGACTGTTCTTTGGGCATCAATACTACAGCAGACTACCTGGAGGTCCACCAAACACCACACAGGCAAGATACATCTACTGTGCTCGAAACCCAAAAGATGTGGCAGTGTCCTTCTACCATCACTCTCTCAAGAGAAGTGGTATCAATGTGGAGTGTGACCTATCATGGGATGAATTTTTAGATCACTTTCTACGTGGGGAAGTATCGTTTGGTTCTTGGTGGGAGCACATTCCAAAGTGGTGGGCTCACAGGGACGAGCCCAACGTCCTCTTCCTCAAGTACGAGGATATGAAGAAAGACCTGCCAATCAGCATCAAGACAATTTCTGACTTCCTAGGCTATAACATCGATCAGGACACTCTACAGAAGATAGCTCAAGCTACTACTATTGAGAGCATGAAAGTGAACAGTGTTGCTTGGAGTGAGAAGCAATTTCTACGCAAAGGAGTGGTGGGAGATTGGAAGAATCACTTCACGCCAGCTCAAAGTGAGGCAATGGATAAAGTTTATTGCAAAGTAGTGGAAGGAACTGGACTAGAGTTTGAGTTTAATTGA
- the LOC135330893 gene encoding kinesin-like protein KIF3B, with translation MSKKAESVKVVVRCRPMSQDETAANYERVVDMDVSRGMVSVRNPKARDQAPKEFTFDAVYDWNSKQMDLYDETFRSTVDSVLGGYNGTIFAYGQTGTGKTYTMEGVRGNPEERGVIPNSFEHIFTHIGRTHDEQYLVRASYLEIYQEDIRDLLNKNQGTKLELKERPDTGVYVKDLSSFIAKSVKEIEQVMSVGNQNRSVGRTDMNQHSSRSHAIFIVTVECCARGPDGEDHIRVGKLNLVDLAGSERQSKTGSTGDRFKEATKINLSLSALGNVISALVDGKSTHVPYRDSKLTRLLQDSLGGNAKTVMVTNIGPASYNYEETIISLRYANRAKNIKNKPRINEDPKDALLREYQEEIMRLKTSLEKRKDKGHGHRGRRRTESGREVASGEESGEEGEGEKVESLKAQQSQLEAEKQAILQNKELINEEKQKMVTEVQRKQDQLKKEQKKRDQLAQKIKAMESKLLAGKDVVDRSAEAKRAVELKRQEVFEQKRREREIRQQLELKEESTLEIKGTFSSLQEEVDSKTKKLNKLKSKLKACREEMADQKEEQIQKREELALSLEDLQRQLKLRTLIVENFVPTDEVDKIQKRAMFDEDTDQWKLKSFEPINEENMLRRPVSAVGGVRPVSLYARFGVQNGDPRFMADNILKVELDMPNRTTRDYEGPLVAPSLQAALDAAMQEEEEMVFDAMEFSQPGQSHKSSGGQRKRRSKEGHARLRQKKSQGAVPNDHQTKVAKDNSTEHFPSTRGLVSRPVRFA, from the exons ATG AGCAAGAAGGCGGAGAGTGTGAAAGTGGTAGTGCGTTGTCGGCCCATGTCCCAGGACGAAACAGCTGCAAACTATGAGAG AGTGGTGGATATGGATGTGTCTAGGGGGATGGTGAGTGTGAGAAATCCGAAGGCCAGAGATCAAGCTCCAAAAGAGTTTACATTTGATGCTGTATATGACTGGAa CTCCAAACAGATGGACCTTTACGATGAAACGTTTAGATCAACTGTTGACTCTGTCTTAGGAGGTTACAATG GTACCATATTTGCATATGGGCAAACGGGGACGGGCAAGACATACACAATGGAAGGAGTGCGTGGGAACCCGGAGGAGAGGGGGGTGATTCCAAACTCTTTCGAGCATATTTTCACGCACATAGGACGCACCCATGATGAGCAGTACCTGGTTAGAGCGTCCTACCTGGAGATATACCAGGAGGACATTCGCGACCTGCTCAACAAGAACCAAGGCACCAAACTAGAACTGAAGGAGAGGCCGGACACAGGAGTCTATGTTAAG GATCTGTCCTCGTTCATAGCCAAGAGTGTTAAGGAGATTGAGCAGGTGATGAGTGTGGGAAATCAGAACAGATCAGTCGG ACGTACGGATATGAACCAACACTCGTCGAGATCTCACGCCATCTTTATCGTCACTGTGGAGTGCTGTGCG AGGGGCCCCGATGGAGAGGATCATATCAGAGTGGGCAAGCTGAACCTCGTAGACCTAGCCGGAAGTGAGAGACAGTCAAAAACTGGATCCACA GGTGATCGATTCAAGGAGGCTACAAAGATCAACCTCTCCCTGTCTGCTCTGGGGAATGTCATCTCAGCACTA GTTGATGGTAAGAGCACCCATGTACCATATAGGGACTCAAAGTTGACCCGACTGCTCCAGGACTCACTAGGAGGTAATGCCAAGACTGTCATGGTCACCAATATCGGCCCGGCCAGCTATAACTATGAGGAAACTATCATCTCACTGAG GTATGCAAATCGTGCCAAGAACATAAAGAACAAGCCTCGTATCAACGAGGATCCCAAGGATGCCCTGCTGAGGGAATACCAGGAGGAGATAATGCGTCTGAAGACCTCCCTAGAGAAGAGGAAAGACAAGGGGCATGGCCACAGGGGCCGGAGGAGGACTGAGTCTGGCAGAGAGG TTGCGAGTGGTGAAGAGAGTGGCGAGGAGGGAGAAGGGGAGAAAGTCGAGTCACTCAAAGCACAGCAGTCTCAGTTGGAGGCAGAGAAGCAGGCCATCCTCCAAAACAAAGAACTTATTAATGAG GAGAAGCAAAAGATGGTGACAGAAGTCCAACGCAAACAGGACCAGCTCAAGAAAGAGCAAAAGAAGAGAGACCAGCTAGCACAGAAGATAAAG GCAATGGAGAGCAAGCTACTAGCTGGTAAGGACGTTGTGGACAGATCAGCTGAGGCTAAGAGAGCTGTGGAACTGAAGAGACAAGAAGTTTTTGAACAAAaa CGTCGAGAACGTGAGATTCGTCAGCAGCTAGAGCTCAAGGAGGAGAGCACTCTGGAGATAAAAGGCACCTTCAGCTCTCTGCAGGAAGAGGTAGACTCAAAGACAAAGAAACTGAacaaa ctcaaGTCAAAGCTGAAGGCTTGTCGAGAAGAAATGGCTGACCAAAAGGAGGAGCAGATTCAGAAGAGGGAAGAGCTGGCACTTTCACTGGAGGATCTTCAAAGACAGCTAAAATTAAG GACGTTGATAGTAGAGAATTTTGTGCCCACTGATGAAGTTGATAAGATACAGAAGAGAGCTATGTTTGACGAGGATACAGACCAGTGGAAACTGAAATCCTTTGAGCCAATCAA TGAGGAGAACATGCTGAGACGCCCAGTGTCAGCTGTGGGTGGTGTGCGACCCGTGTCCCTGTACGCCAGGTTTGGTGTCCAGAACGGGGACCCTCGATTCATGGCTGACAACATTCTCAAGGTGGAGCTGGACATGCCCAATCGAACCACACGAGACTATGAGGGACCTCTGGTGGCTCCCAGTCTGCAGGCAGCACTTGATGCAGCAATgcaggaggaggaggagatgGTCTTTGATGCCAT GGAATTCTCACAGCCTGGCCAATCCCATAAGTCCAGTGGAGGCCAGCGTAAGCGTAGGAGCAAGGAAGGCCATGCCAGACTAAGACAGAAGAAGAGTCAAGGAGCTGTTCCTAACGATCACCAGACCAAAGTGGCAAAAGATAATTCTACAGAACACTTTCCTTCCACTAGGGGATTAGTTAGTCGACCAGTTAGGTTCGCATAG
- the LOC135330921 gene encoding aspartate aminotransferase, cytoplasmic-like, giving the protein MEGAVIGNGVHTTEGKGVRVATNGSTGSVFENVKLCPPDAIFNVKNKYVADKSPNKVNLGVGAYRTEKGEPWVLPVVRTIEAQMSVDSVLNHEYLAIDGLRAFTDASSRLLLGDSSLAITQNRACGVQALSGTGAIRLGLTFLFQNNSSKTIYLSNPTWGNHNGIASAVGYTDVRQYRYYKKETKGLDFEGMIQDIKEAPEGAVFILHTCAHNPTGVDPSTSQWKEILTVIKEKNIFVLFDTAYQGFASGDPDKDVFAVREAVKMGMEFFAAQSFSKNFGLYNERTGQLCCVLKTPEVTTIVKSQLVVICRRMWSNPPNHGARIVATALNNPSLKQEWIENLTTMTSRIHSMRTELHSALRANGTPGNWDHIIKQIGMFTFTGLTNSQVEHLTNKYHIYLLKNGRINMCGLNPSNIEYVAKALKDAVTACPESC; this is encoded by the exons ATGGAGGGAGCTGTTATTGGAAATGGAGTCCATACAACCGAGGGAAAGGGAGTGAGGGTAGCTACCAATGGGTCAACTGGATCTGTATTTGAGAATGTCAAGTTGTGTCCACCTGATGCTATCTTCAATGTCAAAAATAAATACGTGGCAGACAAGTCACCCAATAAAGTCAACTTGGGTGTTGGTG CCTATCGTACGGAGAAGGGAGAGCCGTGGGTGCTACCCGTGGTAAGGACCATTGAGGCCCAGATGAGTGTGGACTCTGTCCTGAACCACGAGTACCTAGCCATTGATGGCCTTAGGGCATTCACTGATGCGTCGTCTAGACTCCTCTTAGGAGACTCCTCCCTGGCCATCACCCAAAACAGG GCGTGTGGAGTACAGGCACTGTCTGGGACTGGTGCCATTCGACTGGGTCTAACTTTTCTGTTTCAGAACAACTCCTCAAAAACCATCTACTTATCTAACCCAACCTGGG GCAACCATAATGGTATAGCGAGTGCTGTAGGCTACACAGATGTGAGACAGTATCGCTACTATAAGAAGGAAACCAAAGGCCTGGACTTTGAGGGCATGATCCAAGACATCAAG GAAGCCCCTGAGGGAGCTGTGTTCATCCtgcacacatgtgcacacaacCCTACGGGGGTGGATCCCAGCACTAGTCAGTGGAAGGAGATACTCACCGTCATTAAG GAGAAGAACATCTTTGTGCTGTTTGACACTGCGTACCAAGGCTTTGCCTCAGGTGATCCTGACAAAGATGTGTTTGCCGTTCGTGAGGCTGTTAAGATGGGAATGGAGTTCTTTGCTGCTCAGTCCTTCTCCAAGAACTTTGGACTCTACA ATGAGCGGACTGGACAGCTGTGCTGTGTGCTCAAGACGCCCGAGGTTACCACGATTGTGAAGAGTCAATTAGTTGTCATCTGTCGTCGGATGTGGTCTAACCCGCCCAACCATGGAGCTCGTATTGTGGCCACAGCTCTCAATAATCCATCACTCAAGCAGGAATG GATTGAGAACCTGACAACCATGACTAGTCGCATCCACTCAATGAGGACAGAGCTCCACTCCGCCCTGAGGGCAAACGGTACCCCTGGCAACTGGGACCACATCATTAAACAGATTGGCATGTTCACTTTCACCGGATTAACAA ATTCCCAAGTTGAGCATCTGACTAACAAGTACCACATCTACTTGCTGAAGAACGGGCGTATTAACATGTGTGGACTAAACCCCAGTAATATTGAGTATGTGGCTAAAGCTCTCAAGGACGCTGTTACTGCCTGCCCCGAGAGTTGCTGA
- the LOC135330948 gene encoding sulfotransferase 1C2A-like, with the protein MAKSSSFISSHNRVNGTLYPLFVEPSHLEKLKTFKLRPDDVFLVCYPKSGTHWLMKIVNLIMHNGGDNYVNSTPGREEIMWIEESGKPGLNKVSLDELPDPRLFASHSHYRHTAGGQPNTSPAKYICCARNPKDVAVAFYQHLTKRQGTDDRIEFDLSWDEFVDHFLSGEVSFGSWWEHVPEWWAHRDESNVLFLKYEDMKKDLPTSIKTIADFLGYNIDQDTLQKIAQATTIESMKVNTSLWKEQQFLRKGVVGDWKNHFTPAQSEEMDKAYRKTVEGTGLEFEFD; encoded by the exons ATGGCTAAGAGCAGCTCATTCATTTCCTCACACAACCGTGTCAACGGGACCCTATACCCTCTATTTGTTGAACCGAGCCACCTGGAGAAGTTAAAGACATTCAAATTGAGGCCAGATGATGTGTTCCTTGTCTGCTATCCTAAGTCTGGGACCCACTGGCTCATGAAGATTGTCAACCTTATAATGCACAATGGAGGGGATAACTATGTAAACTCGACTCCTGGCAGAGAGGAAATAATGTGGATAGAAGAATCAGGAAAGCCAG GTCTTAATAAAGTGTCCCTGGATGAATTACCAGATCCACGTCTCTTTGCCAGTCACTCACACTACAGGCACACTGCTGGAGGGCAACCCAACACTTCACCAGCTAAATACATCTGCTGTGCACGAAACCCAAAGGATGTGGCCGTTGCATTTTATCAACACCTTACAAAAAGACAAGGAACTGACGATAGAATAGAGTTTGATTTGTCTTGGGATGAATTTGTGGATCATTTTTTAAGTGGGGAAGTATCGTTTGGTTCTTGGTGGGAGCACGTTCCAGAGTGGTGGGCTCACAGGGACGAGTCCAACGTCCTCTTCCTCAAGTACGAGGATATGAAGAAAGACCTGCCAACCAGCATCAAGACTATCGCTGACTTCCTAGGCTATAACATCGATCAGGACACTCTACAGAAGATAGCTCAAGCTACTACTATTGAGAGCATGAAAGTGAACACTTCTTTATGGAAGGAGCAACAATTTCTACGCAAAGGAGTGGTGGGAGATTGGAAGAATCACTTCACGCCAGCTCAAAGTGAGGAAATGGATAAAGCTTATCGCAAAACAGTCGAAGGAACTGGACTAGAGTTCGAGTTTGACTAA